One genomic segment of Myxococcales bacterium includes these proteins:
- a CDS encoding pilus assembly protein PilP gives MRPSRAYWLAALVPLALVACGDDGAKKPAPAAASSAAPASAGAVAPPVRRGAQEAPDAGEPVKREAPAFSENDFVESDKSRDPFRNFAKLFSEQKQQPGRQVQRDVILAQHTVDELRLVAIVISGDYPRAMFVDPGGKGWVLKRGDYLGRADLVHVGGTNGTDYQLNWRVDKIRDGDVVLLREDPAQPSIPPATRVLPLRPEGKDDIRL, from the coding sequence ATGAGGCCGTCCCGTGCCTACTGGCTCGCGGCGCTGGTGCCGCTCGCACTCGTGGCGTGCGGCGACGACGGCGCCAAGAAACCGGCGCCGGCGGCGGCGTCGAGCGCGGCACCGGCCTCGGCGGGCGCCGTAGCGCCTCCCGTGCGACGCGGCGCGCAAGAGGCGCCCGACGCCGGCGAGCCGGTGAAGCGCGAGGCTCCCGCCTTCAGCGAGAACGACTTCGTCGAGAGCGACAAGAGCCGAGACCCGTTCCGAAACTTTGCCAAGCTCTTCAGCGAGCAGAAGCAGCAGCCGGGACGCCAGGTTCAACGCGACGTCATCCTCGCGCAGCACACCGTCGACGAGCTCCGCCTCGTGGCCATCGTCATCTCCGGCGACTACCCGCGTGCGATGTTCGTGGACCCCGGTGGCAAGGGCTGGGTCCTAAAGCGCGGCGACTACCTGGGCCGCGCCGATCTCGTCCACGTCGGCGGCACCAACGGCACCGACTATCAATTGAACTGGCGCGTCGACAAGATTCGCGACGGCGACGTCGTGCTGCTCCGCGAAGATCCGGCGCAACCGAGCATTCCTCCCGCGACGCGCGTCTTGCCGCTGCGTCCCGAGGGGAAGGACGACATTCGGCTTTAG
- a CDS encoding lipase family protein — MARPLLSVVTMNCDAKKVSLRDWGVGAMSAALVLWTAACSPAFAEGETSQESALEDAQDTTTLRLRAETQGSVNVANAYWMARLSALAYQSEHAQRTALTALGAPIDDAHYRFFDQAGMQAFYVATDHAAILAFRGTEGGSLRDLWTDAAALNRVQAWVGRVHRGFEEGTEALWHDGGLGDFLRSRHGYDRKVDGPRPSRLPLFVTGHSLGGALATLATMRSLIDGCLEDQRATLPRSLGCKDRRIVVTSLMTFGAPRVGDPTLAAWLGAELSERGVSAHRFVNESDVVPQVPVIDYRHVALRNDEDAFLRYLDGGGRLVSGRFNENRSSRVSDHGIEKYVTKLAVLSGGR, encoded by the coding sequence GTGGCCCGACCGTTGCTCTCCGTGGTCACCATGAACTGCGACGCGAAGAAGGTGAGCTTGCGTGATTGGGGCGTTGGGGCGATGTCAGCCGCGCTCGTGTTGTGGACGGCGGCTTGCAGCCCGGCGTTCGCGGAGGGCGAAACGTCGCAGGAGAGCGCGCTCGAGGATGCCCAAGACACGACGACGCTTCGGCTCCGCGCGGAGACGCAAGGGTCGGTCAACGTCGCGAACGCCTACTGGATGGCGCGGCTCTCGGCTCTTGCCTATCAAAGCGAGCACGCGCAGCGGACCGCGCTCACGGCCCTCGGCGCGCCCATCGACGACGCGCACTACCGCTTCTTCGATCAGGCGGGCATGCAGGCGTTTTACGTCGCTACCGACCATGCCGCGATCCTCGCGTTTCGGGGAACCGAAGGCGGGAGCCTCCGCGACTTGTGGACCGACGCAGCCGCGCTCAATCGTGTCCAGGCATGGGTCGGGCGAGTGCATCGCGGCTTCGAGGAAGGCACCGAAGCGTTGTGGCACGATGGCGGCCTGGGCGACTTTCTTCGAAGTCGACACGGCTACGATCGGAAAGTCGATGGCCCGAGGCCGAGCCGACTTCCGTTGTTCGTCACGGGGCATAGCCTGGGCGGCGCCCTGGCCACGCTGGCAACGATGCGCTCGCTCATCGATGGGTGCCTCGAGGATCAGAGGGCGACCTTGCCGCGTAGCCTCGGCTGCAAGGATCGCCGCATTGTGGTCACCTCGCTGATGACGTTTGGCGCGCCCCGTGTCGGCGACCCGACGCTCGCCGCCTGGCTCGGAGCGGAGCTGAGCGAGCGAGGCGTCTCCGCGCACCGCTTCGTCAACGAGTCCGACGTGGTGCCGCAGGTCCCGGTGATCGACTACCGTCATGTGGCGCTGCGGAACGACGAGGACGCGTTTCTTCGCTACCTCGACGGCGGCGGTCGTCTCGTGTCGGGCCGCTTCAACGAGAACCGCTCGAGTCGCGTGAGCGATCACGGCATCGAGAAATACGTCACGAAGCTCGCGGTGCTCAGCGGCGGGCGGTGA
- a CDS encoding trypsin-like serine protease, whose amino-acid sequence MIGFASGGVCTGTLIAPDVVLTAGHCVQGVEEEISGFYLGAGGPVLSNGGPSTDMPGNLTRYEVDKVALYPGFDVANSMSCPLATTDVAVLHLATPVTPVTTVRPQSFPRPGSDVRVVSSSLSVGQSCWTVGYGRHDVGGVTTTKEKRVAQVRVQSLASGSLSVVAAAGPSGGITDEGDSGGPLLCAFAGLGGSAPWRVVGVVSCAKDGVAAAHHEQTFVRTDGIADWLAQVVVSFPLEERCTTTGAEIPMRCDGQALQMCDGQRWRTLQTCSATQTCSAQQVSCHGP is encoded by the coding sequence ATGATCGGTTTCGCGAGCGGCGGGGTCTGTACGGGGACTCTGATTGCACCGGACGTCGTGCTCACGGCAGGTCATTGCGTGCAGGGCGTGGAGGAGGAGATCTCCGGCTTCTACCTGGGGGCGGGAGGTCCGGTACTGTCGAACGGCGGCCCATCGACCGACATGCCAGGCAACCTCACGCGCTACGAGGTCGACAAGGTGGCCCTTTACCCGGGCTTCGATGTCGCCAACTCCATGAGCTGCCCGCTTGCGACGACCGACGTGGCGGTGCTTCATCTGGCGACACCCGTGACACCCGTGACAACCGTACGGCCGCAGTCGTTCCCGCGCCCGGGAAGCGATGTGCGCGTGGTGTCGTCGTCGCTTTCCGTCGGACAGAGCTGCTGGACCGTCGGCTACGGGCGTCACGACGTGGGCGGCGTCACGACGACCAAGGAGAAGCGCGTTGCACAGGTCCGCGTGCAGTCGCTTGCGTCCGGCAGCCTGTCGGTCGTAGCTGCCGCTGGCCCGAGCGGCGGCATCACCGACGAGGGAGACTCCGGTGGACCCCTGCTCTGTGCGTTCGCAGGCCTTGGTGGAAGCGCACCGTGGCGTGTGGTTGGGGTCGTGTCATGCGCCAAGGACGGCGTCGCGGCCGCGCACCACGAGCAAACCTTCGTTCGAACCGACGGGATTGCCGACTGGCTCGCCCAGGTCGTCGTGAGCTTCCCGCTCGAGGAGCGTTGCACGACGACGGGAGCGGAGATCCCGATGCGATGCGACGGTCAAGCGCTTCAAATGTGCGACGGACAGCGGTGGCGCACCCTCCAGACGTGCTCGGCCACGCAGACGTGCAGCGCGCAACAGGTCAGCTGCCACGGACCTTGA
- a CDS encoding C-type lectin domain-containing protein — translation MRSWLAAPGALALAVAVQCNWLVDSEDLAGGADNALPDAGPAPDAAGAVDGAAAGDEAGVDALSADAAALNDADHCPPAFDAGDCDGGVTWRGRCYWSPATTLRIGEADALCAASGGYAATFTCADEWAATSILVNNDTTWTAGRMVPPSTAWSWSTGEPFTFAAWGPGQPLVGDAGFPCIAIDKFTVAWSNYVNCTASRQPFCERGPLAK, via the coding sequence ATGCGGTCTTGGCTTGCGGCCCCCGGCGCTCTCGCTCTCGCTGTGGCGGTGCAGTGCAACTGGCTCGTCGACAGCGAAGACCTGGCGGGCGGCGCCGACAACGCCTTGCCCGATGCGGGCCCCGCGCCGGACGCAGCCGGCGCCGTTGACGGGGCGGCTGCCGGTGACGAGGCTGGCGTCGACGCGCTCTCCGCCGACGCCGCGGCGCTCAACGACGCTGACCACTGTCCCCCGGCCTTCGACGCAGGAGACTGTGACGGCGGCGTAACCTGGCGCGGGCGCTGCTATTGGTCACCCGCCACGACCCTCCGGATCGGCGAGGCGGATGCCCTTTGCGCCGCAAGCGGGGGCTACGCCGCCACCTTCACATGCGCCGACGAGTGGGCGGCCACAAGCATCCTGGTCAACAACGATACGACGTGGACGGCAGGTCGCATGGTTCCGCCGTCGACCGCTTGGAGCTGGTCTACGGGCGAGCCGTTTACTTTCGCCGCGTGGGGGCCGGGTCAACCGCTCGTCGGCGACGCCGGATTCCCATGCATCGCCATCGACAAGTTCACCGTGGCCTGGAGCAACTACGTGAACTGCACGGCGAGCCGGCAGCCGTTCTGCGAGCGAGGTCCGCTCGCGAAGTAG
- a CDS encoding putative metal-binding motif-containing protein, with the protein MKFAWRFVLATSLVACSSTTSHEDGAAPAELAPAMQSGGVPGGASTEVSRGAESAPICSPGELRNCGSCGEQRCRRVAKGELSGTEWGECVSLRPGRREICNGLDDDCNGLVDDGITCVDAGPPPPPPVVDAGPVEPPPSPCSERCTGASIVLDRTAAYGLWVKVVLCSPTRYDLFLGPTQAGPFSKITDTNHLGQDHCELVNPAFTLPNEAAITSGTCATCDLNSAGLMANHPALFGSTTYSRANLGEPFSFAASPPAGAMTACWYECGVSF; encoded by the coding sequence ATGAAGTTCGCATGGAGGTTCGTCCTCGCGACGTCGCTCGTCGCGTGCTCTTCGACGACGAGCCATGAAGACGGGGCTGCGCCCGCGGAGCTAGCCCCGGCGATGCAGAGCGGCGGGGTACCCGGTGGTGCGTCGACCGAGGTGTCACGGGGTGCAGAGTCGGCTCCGATCTGCTCGCCCGGTGAGCTCCGAAACTGCGGCAGCTGCGGGGAGCAACGTTGCCGTCGGGTCGCGAAGGGCGAACTGTCAGGCACCGAATGGGGCGAATGCGTAAGCCTGCGCCCGGGTCGTCGCGAGATCTGCAACGGCCTCGATGACGACTGCAACGGCCTCGTCGACGACGGCATCACCTGCGTCGATGCGGGGCCGCCGCCGCCACCGCCGGTCGTTGACGCGGGGCCAGTGGAGCCGCCACCTTCGCCCTGTTCCGAACGCTGCACCGGGGCATCGATCGTGCTCGATCGCACAGCGGCTTACGGCCTTTGGGTGAAGGTCGTTCTGTGCTCCCCCACGCGCTACGACCTCTTCCTCGGACCGACGCAGGCCGGACCCTTTTCAAAGATCACCGACACCAACCACCTCGGCCAAGACCACTGCGAGCTGGTGAACCCCGCCTTCACGTTGCCCAATGAGGCGGCGATCACGAGCGGCACTTGCGCGACCTGCGACCTCAACTCGGCGGGCCTCATGGCGAATCACCCGGCGCTGTTCGGCTCGACGACCTACTCCCGGGCCAACCTTGGGGAGCCGTTCTCTTTTGCCGCGAGTCCGCCGGCGGGAGCGATGACCGCGTGTTGGTACGAGTGCGGCGTGTCGTTTTAG
- a CDS encoding sigma 54-interacting transcriptional regulator gives MNAPAHRVDAPPAPSPLRSLRLLVGGQTIEVASLPHQGRYVLGRGTEAQVVVRDSTVSRLHAALTSGPSGLSLTDLGSANGTRIGVQPLVPNEACVLPLSQLFSLGDVIAVVYEGPSTAQARWAVGREALATDLEQLLRTNLAVGRGNEQPLTVGALRGEQVARWLPVVVGLAPPSATLAVTGENVMSILLPGIPRAAAIEWFEAVASCLKDDPPTLAGIVATDIRSFPEDGAVLVDLFPHESNESTKPRKRAPAPVVATSAPMAALFERADRATDDARCVLIVGERGVGKQRLARRLHDRSPRTQGPFVVFDCAALPEDVVDGELFGYEAGAVPGTTTGKAGVLDAARGGTLVLREVGALPEPTQVKLLRVLEQRAVVRLGGNGTHPVDVRWIATSSADLATSATDGTFLPELYARLNAVSMPVPPLRERHGEIASLITLFAAGAAELLERATPRFSPDVIATLERQPWRGNLRELRSTVERMVIEARGVITVDNLPPEMRAARPPSNP, from the coding sequence TTGAACGCTCCCGCCCACAGAGTCGACGCCCCCCCGGCACCGAGCCCCCTTCGGAGCCTGCGCCTTCTCGTTGGGGGTCAAACCATCGAGGTCGCCTCACTGCCGCACCAGGGCCGTTACGTCCTGGGTCGCGGCACCGAGGCGCAAGTGGTCGTGAGAGACAGCACCGTCTCGCGCCTTCACGCGGCGCTCACGTCCGGTCCTTCGGGCCTATCGCTCACAGACCTCGGCAGCGCCAACGGCACGCGCATCGGTGTTCAGCCGCTCGTTCCCAACGAAGCGTGCGTTTTGCCGCTGAGCCAGCTCTTCTCCCTCGGTGACGTCATCGCCGTCGTCTACGAGGGCCCGTCGACGGCGCAGGCACGCTGGGCCGTCGGTCGCGAGGCGCTCGCCACCGATCTCGAACAGCTTCTGCGCACCAACCTCGCCGTGGGTCGCGGCAACGAGCAACCGCTCACGGTAGGTGCCCTGCGCGGCGAACAAGTCGCGCGGTGGCTGCCCGTCGTCGTCGGCCTCGCGCCGCCCTCGGCCACCCTCGCCGTGACCGGCGAGAACGTCATGTCGATCTTGCTGCCGGGCATCCCGCGCGCCGCGGCCATCGAGTGGTTCGAGGCCGTCGCGTCGTGCCTCAAGGACGATCCCCCGACGCTCGCGGGCATCGTCGCGACGGACATTCGAAGTTTCCCGGAGGACGGCGCCGTGCTCGTCGACCTCTTCCCCCACGAGAGCAACGAATCGACCAAGCCGCGGAAGCGTGCTCCGGCCCCCGTCGTGGCGACCAGCGCCCCGATGGCGGCCTTGTTCGAACGGGCCGACCGAGCCACCGACGACGCGCGCTGCGTTCTCATCGTCGGCGAGCGAGGCGTCGGCAAGCAACGCCTCGCGCGGCGCCTTCATGATCGATCGCCGCGCACGCAGGGCCCCTTCGTCGTGTTCGACTGCGCGGCGTTGCCGGAAGACGTCGTCGATGGCGAGCTCTTTGGCTACGAAGCCGGCGCCGTTCCGGGCACCACCACCGGCAAGGCCGGCGTCCTCGACGCGGCCCGCGGCGGCACCCTCGTGCTCCGTGAGGTCGGTGCGCTTCCCGAGCCCACACAAGTGAAGTTGCTTCGCGTCCTCGAGCAGCGCGCCGTGGTCCGACTCGGCGGCAACGGGACACATCCCGTCGACGTGCGCTGGATTGCGACGTCGAGCGCCGATCTGGCGACGTCGGCGACCGACGGCACCTTCTTGCCCGAGCTCTATGCGCGGCTCAATGCCGTCAGCATGCCCGTGCCTCCGCTCCGTGAGCGACACGGCGAGATCGCGAGCCTCATCACGTTGTTCGCGGCCGGCGCCGCCGAGCTGCTCGAGCGAGCGACGCCGCGCTTCTCACCGGACGTCATCGCGACGCTCGAGCGTCAGCCGTGGCGCGGCAACCTGCGCGAGCTCCGGAGCACCGTCGAGCGGATGGTCATCGAGGCCCGCGGCGTCATCACCGTCGACAACCTCCCGCCGGAGATGCGCGCCGCGCGGCCGCCGTCCAACCCTTAA
- the pilQ gene encoding type IV pilus secretin PilQ: MKRSPNVALVRWMARRAAAFTLATALPLYAISASAAPAPNHLKEVRVEETRDGAQEIVVVGTQGSTYSARLEGGGKRLLVDLAGTDTAKAIEAVTPKTGVVGGVMATTFGEGDARSTRLTIHLRDKVTYRIRPDGATLRIALSPAAETNAAPGSAQAKTGSDDGQLSHVKFDRGSGRSPERILVSVSGSPTYAVTQLPDKRLRLEIRKTRVPESEKRTMDVASLKGTVKSISIFDDPSASAAIVEVSRDGDSQGSVSIEDGKLVWAFDAPTGTVGKGVRRTVTVAREEAPADVPKIETSIRPEIYVETEKGVQAGFTQGVAGQVGGENRRFAGRRIDLDLKDADIHNILRLLADVGRVNIVTADDVQGNITIRMRNVPWDQALDVVLQAKGLGMVRQGNLIRVAPMFTLQKERELKLTQQKQELELAPLETRLIPVSYASADELQARAKDFLSPRGSLAVDTRTNVLIARDVAGNLNHIEELVRSLDTQTPQVLVEARIVEATSRYLRDVGIQWGGDATFSEATGNPTGVAFPSRAGISGGNYDNLTPTAGLSPFQRNIPNPNFAVNLPATVGTGQGGALGLSFGSIDNNFNLGVRLSAAEASGMLRIVSSPRILTLDNRDARISQGTLIPFSQVSAQGVQTTFQEAKLQLLVKPHVTADGSVAMHVRINRDEPDFNQTSARGDPTILKREAETDLLVMDGHTAVIGGIFTRNTGRNLDQVPFFGDIPILGVLFQRRRASDSRNELVIFLTPRIVNRAEALGR; this comes from the coding sequence ATGAAGCGTAGCCCCAACGTTGCTCTCGTCCGCTGGATGGCCCGTCGCGCCGCCGCGTTCACGTTGGCAACTGCACTGCCCCTCTACGCGATCAGCGCGAGCGCGGCACCGGCGCCGAATCACCTGAAAGAAGTGCGCGTCGAAGAGACGCGCGACGGCGCTCAGGAGATCGTCGTCGTTGGCACGCAGGGCTCGACCTACAGCGCCCGCCTCGAGGGAGGCGGCAAGCGTCTGCTCGTCGACCTCGCCGGCACCGACACGGCCAAGGCCATCGAAGCCGTCACGCCGAAGACCGGCGTTGTCGGCGGGGTCATGGCCACGACCTTCGGGGAAGGGGACGCGCGCTCCACGCGCCTCACCATTCACCTTAGAGACAAGGTCACCTACCGCATTCGCCCCGACGGCGCGACGCTTCGCATCGCCCTCTCGCCGGCCGCCGAGACCAACGCGGCGCCGGGCAGCGCGCAAGCGAAGACCGGCTCCGATGACGGCCAGCTCTCGCACGTCAAATTCGATCGCGGCTCCGGCCGGAGCCCCGAGCGCATCCTCGTCTCCGTCAGCGGAAGCCCGACCTACGCCGTCACGCAGCTCCCCGACAAGCGCCTCCGCCTCGAGATCCGCAAGACCCGCGTCCCCGAGAGCGAGAAGCGCACGATGGACGTCGCGTCGCTCAAGGGCACCGTGAAGAGCATCAGCATCTTCGACGATCCGTCGGCCAGCGCGGCCATCGTCGAGGTTTCGCGCGACGGCGACTCGCAAGGCTCCGTGAGCATCGAGGACGGCAAGCTCGTCTGGGCCTTCGACGCGCCCACCGGGACCGTGGGTAAGGGCGTCCGCCGCACCGTGACGGTCGCGCGGGAAGAAGCGCCCGCCGACGTGCCGAAGATCGAGACCTCGATTCGTCCCGAGATCTACGTCGAGACCGAGAAGGGCGTTCAAGCCGGCTTCACGCAGGGTGTTGCTGGCCAGGTTGGCGGCGAGAACCGCCGCTTCGCCGGTCGACGCATCGACCTCGATCTCAAAGACGCCGACATCCACAACATCCTTCGGCTCCTCGCCGACGTGGGTCGCGTCAACATCGTCACCGCCGACGACGTGCAAGGCAACATCACCATCCGCATGCGCAACGTCCCTTGGGACCAAGCGCTCGACGTGGTGCTCCAGGCCAAAGGTCTCGGCATGGTGCGGCAAGGGAACCTGATTCGCGTGGCGCCGATGTTCACGCTCCAGAAGGAGCGCGAGCTCAAGCTCACGCAACAGAAACAAGAGCTGGAGCTGGCGCCCCTCGAGACGCGCCTCATCCCCGTCAGCTACGCCAGCGCCGACGAGCTGCAAGCGCGCGCGAAGGACTTCCTCTCGCCGCGCGGCTCGCTCGCCGTCGACACGCGCACGAACGTGCTTATCGCCCGCGACGTGGCCGGCAACCTGAACCACATCGAGGAGCTGGTTCGCTCCCTCGACACGCAGACGCCGCAGGTGCTCGTCGAGGCGCGCATCGTCGAGGCCACGAGCCGCTACCTCCGCGACGTCGGTATCCAGTGGGGCGGTGACGCGACCTTCAGCGAAGCCACGGGCAACCCCACGGGCGTCGCGTTCCCGTCGCGCGCGGGCATCTCCGGCGGTAACTACGACAACCTGACGCCGACGGCCGGTCTCTCGCCGTTCCAGCGCAACATCCCGAACCCGAACTTCGCCGTGAACCTTCCGGCCACCGTCGGTACGGGGCAAGGCGGTGCGCTCGGTCTGTCGTTCGGCTCCATCGACAACAACTTCAACCTCGGCGTGCGCCTCTCGGCGGCCGAGGCGAGCGGTATGCTCCGCATCGTCTCGAGCCCGCGCATCTTGACGCTCGACAACCGCGACGCGCGCATCAGCCAAGGAACGCTCATCCCGTTCTCGCAGGTGAGCGCCCAAGGCGTGCAGACGACCTTCCAGGAAGCGAAGCTGCAGCTCCTCGTGAAGCCGCACGTCACCGCCGACGGCTCCGTCGCGATGCACGTTCGCATCAACCGAGACGAGCCCGACTTCAACCAAACCTCGGCCCGTGGCGATCCGACCATCTTGAAGCGCGAAGCCGAGACCGATCTCCTCGTCATGGACGGCCACACGGCGGTCATCGGTGGCATCTTCACGCGCAACACCGGTCGCAACCTCGATCAGGTGCCGTTCTTCGGCGACATTCCGATCCTCGGCGTCCTCTTCCAGCGTCGCCGCGCGAGCGATTCGCGCAACGAGCTCGTCATCTTCCTCACGCCGCGCATCGTCAACCGCGCCGAGGCCCTCGGACGGTAA
- a CDS encoding sigma 54-dependent Fis family transcriptional regulator: MSEPARTAKLERRHGPSVVVRLVVEAGRDAGQSLLLDVASGERPLIGTSPSCALRLHDPHVSRRHLLLEPSSDGLLLRDVGSTNGTTIHGVRIREAIVDMGARVVIGETTLRVEAATEAVAALPEADAFGRMVGASRAMRRLFAIGERLAATNAPVLVEGETGTGKTLFCESLHEAGPRADQPFLVFDASAVPSNRVAPMIFGDTRGVGLLREAEGGTLLIQELTTIPTDVQRRLLHLIERGEVMMHDGFRAANVRLMFSSRPDVDAAVEDGRVREDLFQKLVVSRVALPPLSQRAYDTDVMARLFWTKSGGAGEIPQALLERYAGYSWPGNVRELESTVAKHAAVGLIDEAPVVPSEASGMALIDQLLERDLPIAQAREELVLLFERRYVDRVLKRYGNVRAAAAASGLALRYFRTLKAKYGYGAK, translated from the coding sequence ATGTCCGAACCCGCTCGCACCGCCAAGCTGGAGCGCAGGCATGGCCCTTCTGTGGTCGTCCGTCTTGTTGTTGAAGCGGGCCGCGACGCGGGCCAATCACTCCTTCTCGACGTGGCGAGCGGCGAGCGTCCGCTCATTGGAACGAGCCCTTCCTGCGCGCTCCGACTGCACGACCCTCACGTGTCGCGGCGCCACCTGCTGCTCGAGCCTTCGAGCGACGGTCTGCTGCTGCGCGACGTCGGGTCGACCAACGGCACGACGATCCACGGGGTTCGGATTCGCGAAGCCATCGTCGATATGGGGGCGCGCGTCGTCATCGGTGAGACGACGCTCCGCGTCGAAGCGGCGACGGAGGCCGTTGCGGCTCTGCCTGAGGCCGACGCGTTCGGGCGCATGGTCGGTGCGAGCCGCGCCATGCGACGGCTCTTTGCCATCGGGGAGCGACTCGCGGCAACGAACGCGCCGGTCCTCGTGGAGGGCGAGACAGGGACGGGAAAGACGCTGTTTTGCGAGTCGCTCCACGAGGCGGGGCCGCGAGCGGACCAGCCGTTCTTGGTCTTCGACGCGTCGGCTGTTCCGTCGAACCGCGTGGCGCCGATGATTTTCGGGGACACGAGAGGTGTTGGGCTTCTCCGTGAGGCAGAAGGAGGCACGCTCCTCATCCAGGAGCTGACCACGATCCCTACCGACGTTCAGCGCCGCCTCCTTCACCTCATCGAACGCGGCGAGGTCATGATGCACGACGGCTTCAGGGCCGCGAACGTGCGCCTGATGTTCTCCTCCCGGCCCGACGTGGATGCGGCCGTCGAAGACGGTCGCGTCCGCGAGGACCTGTTCCAAAAGCTGGTGGTTTCCCGTGTCGCCTTGCCCCCGCTCTCGCAGCGCGCGTACGACACCGACGTCATGGCTCGGCTCTTCTGGACGAAGAGCGGGGGCGCGGGCGAGATTCCCCAGGCGCTCCTCGAGCGCTACGCCGGATACTCGTGGCCCGGCAACGTCCGAGAGCTCGAGAGCACGGTCGCCAAACATGCCGCCGTTGGCCTGATCGACGAGGCACCGGTCGTGCCGAGCGAGGCGTCGGGCATGGCCCTCATCGATCAGCTGCTCGAACGCGACCTGCCCATCGCACAAGCGCGAGAGGAGCTGGTTCTCTTGTTTGAGCGTCGCTACGTGGACCGAGTGCTCAAGCGCTACGGAAACGTTCGAGCGGCCGCAGCGGCGTCGGGGCTCGCGCTCCGATATTTTCGAACGTTGAAGGCGAAGTACGGATACGGCGCCAAGTGA
- a CDS encoding serine/threonine protein kinase: MAAVYLGRADSGLGLGQPVAIKVMHPYVADGPDNVRRFVDEARIASRIHHPNVVSLLEAVEADGRVFLVMEYIHGASLGELMTLLRERGETTPVPIAASLVHQALLGLHAAHEATGEDGATLELIHRDISPQNVLVSVSGTAHLTDFGVARAKDRVHATKTGSVVGKATYMAPEQLSGEPLSRRTDLYAMGVVLWELVAGKPLFETEARRLGALAPGWTPPLSSATNPEVPKGVDLVVARLLQRDAARRYATAEAAAAALEAAIRPASPARVAEWFADVAGARLQQRSTLLAAAQRPAKSAALVVQAESPTVSGGGDGPRGAPPAESAGAGGKTPRLLVTAAVLSSLLIAGVAISVRLREPTPAPSREEGPRTGGGGPPDLASARPDSAAPTPSTSGVGASEGGDPAPAPSDAAPTRERGRVHGSAAQRRDAAATNCDPPHYFDTEGIKRFRPECLTR, encoded by the coding sequence ATGGCGGCGGTGTACCTCGGCCGCGCCGATTCGGGCCTGGGTCTTGGGCAGCCGGTGGCCATCAAGGTGATGCACCCGTATGTCGCCGACGGCCCGGACAACGTGCGGCGCTTCGTCGACGAGGCGCGAATCGCCTCGCGCATTCACCACCCGAACGTCGTGAGCCTCTTGGAGGCCGTCGAGGCCGATGGGCGGGTGTTCCTCGTCATGGAGTACATCCACGGAGCATCCCTGGGGGAGCTGATGACGTTGCTGCGCGAACGCGGCGAAACGACCCCGGTGCCCATCGCCGCGAGCCTCGTCCACCAGGCGCTCTTGGGCCTTCATGCGGCGCACGAGGCCACCGGCGAGGATGGCGCGACGCTCGAGCTAATCCACCGTGACATCTCGCCGCAGAACGTGCTGGTGAGCGTCAGCGGGACGGCGCACTTGACGGACTTCGGGGTCGCCCGAGCGAAGGACCGCGTCCACGCGACCAAAACTGGCAGTGTCGTGGGCAAGGCCACCTACATGGCGCCGGAGCAGCTAAGCGGTGAGCCCTTGTCGCGGCGCACGGACCTCTACGCGATGGGCGTGGTGCTCTGGGAGCTCGTGGCCGGCAAACCGCTCTTCGAGACGGAGGCGCGTCGCCTCGGGGCGCTGGCGCCCGGCTGGACGCCGCCCCTTTCGAGCGCGACGAACCCAGAAGTCCCGAAGGGCGTCGATCTCGTCGTCGCGCGGCTGCTTCAGCGCGACGCAGCACGCCGTTACGCGACGGCGGAGGCGGCCGCGGCGGCCCTCGAAGCGGCGATACGACCGGCGTCACCCGCCCGCGTGGCTGAGTGGTTCGCCGACGTCGCCGGCGCGCGGCTCCAACAACGCAGCACGCTCCTCGCAGCCGCACAGAGGCCAGCGAAGAGCGCCGCTCTCGTCGTGCAAGCGGAGAGTCCCACGGTGTCGGGCGGCGGCGATGGTCCACGAGGCGCACCACCGGCGGAGAGCGCGGGCGCCGGGGGCAAGACCCCGCGTCTCTTGGTGACGGCCGCTGTCCTCTCCTCGCTGTTGATCGCCGGCGTCGCGATCAGCGTGCGGCTGCGAGAGCCGACGCCAGCGCCGAGCCGCGAAGAAGGCCCGCGCACCGGCGGCGGAGGTCCCCCCGATCTCGCCAGCGCACGTCCGGATTCCGCGGCCCCCACCCCGTCCACGAGCGGCGTCGGTGCTTCCGAAGGCGGAGACCCAGCGCCTGCGCCCAGCGACGCTGCCCCAACACGCGAGCGCGGTCGCGTCCACGGGAGCGCGGCCCAAAGGCGGGATGCGGCGGCGACGAACTGCGATCCCCCCCACTATTTCGACACAGAAGGGATCAAGCGCTTTCGTCCCGAGTGCCTCACTCGCTGA